One window from the genome of Trabulsiella odontotermitis encodes:
- the mazG gene encoding nucleoside triphosphate pyrophosphohydrolase, which produces MTQIDRLLGIMQRLRDPETGCPWDNEQTFATIAPYTLEETYEVLDAINREDFDDLRGELGDLLFQVVFYAQMAQEEGHFDFNDICAAISDKLERRHPHIFGDATAGDSTEVLARWEQIKSAERAEKAQHSALDDIPHSLPALMRAHKIQRRCSAVGFDWTSLGPVLDKVHEEIDEVMHEAQQAVIDEAKLEEEVGDLLFATVNLSRHLGVKAEVALHKANLKFERRFREVERIVAERGLEMTGVDLDTMEAVWQQVKQQETDL; this is translated from the coding sequence ATGACTCAAATCGACCGCCTGCTCGGCATTATGCAGCGCCTGCGCGACCCGGAAACCGGCTGTCCGTGGGACAACGAGCAGACGTTTGCCACGATCGCGCCATACACCCTCGAAGAAACATACGAAGTGCTGGACGCCATCAACCGGGAAGATTTTGACGATCTGCGCGGTGAGCTGGGTGATCTGCTGTTCCAGGTGGTGTTTTACGCGCAGATGGCCCAGGAAGAAGGGCACTTTGATTTTAATGATATCTGCGCTGCCATCAGCGACAAACTGGAACGCCGCCACCCGCACATTTTTGGTGATGCCACCGCTGGCGACAGTACGGAAGTGCTGGCACGTTGGGAGCAGATCAAAAGCGCGGAACGTGCTGAAAAAGCCCAGCACTCCGCGCTGGACGACATTCCCCACAGTCTGCCTGCGCTGATGCGCGCCCATAAAATTCAGCGTCGCTGCTCGGCGGTCGGTTTTGACTGGACTTCACTCGGCCCGGTGCTGGATAAAGTGCATGAAGAAATTGACGAAGTGATGCACGAAGCGCAGCAGGCGGTCATCGATGAGGCAAAACTGGAAGAAGAAGTGGGCGATCTGCTGTTTGCTACCGTGAATCTCTCCCGCCATCTTGGGGTGAAAGCCGAAGTGGCGCTGCACAAAGCGAACCTGAAATTCGAGCGTCGTTTCCGCGAAGTGGAAAGGATTGTTGCCGAGCGAGGCCTGGAAATGACCGGCGTTGATCTCGATACCATGGAAGCCGTCTGGCAGCAGGTAAAACAACAGGAAACTGATCTCTAA
- the pyrG gene encoding glutamine hydrolyzing CTP synthase: MTTNYIFVTGGVVSSLGKGIAAASLAAILEARGLNVTIMKLDPYINVDPGTMSPIQHGEVFVTEDGAETDLDLGHYERFIRTKMTRRNNFTTGRIYSDVLRKERRGDYLGATVQVIPHITNAIKERILAGGEGHDVVLVEIGGTVGDIESLPFLEAIRQMAVEVGREHTLYMHLTLVPYMAAAGEVKTKPTQHSVKELLSIGIQPDILICRSDRAVPANERAKIALFCNVPEKAVISLKDVDSIYKIPGLLKSQGLDDYICKRFSLSCPEANLAEWEQVIYEEANPAGEVTIGMVGKYIELPDAYKSVIEALKHGGLKNRLTVNIKLIDSQDVETRGVDILKGLDAILIPGGFGYRGVEGKVATARYARENNIPYLGICLGMQVALMEFARNVAGMENANSTEFVPDCKYPVVALITEWRDEDGNVEVRTEKSDLGGTMRLGAQACQLVDDSLVRKLYGTPVITERHRHRYEVNNMLLKQIEAAGLRVAGRSGDDQLVEIIEVPNHPWFVACQFHPEFTSTPRDGHPLFAGFVKAAGEYQKRQEK; this comes from the coding sequence ATGACAACGAACTATATTTTTGTGACCGGCGGGGTAGTTTCCTCTCTGGGTAAAGGCATTGCCGCAGCCTCCCTCGCAGCCATTCTCGAAGCCCGTGGCCTCAACGTGACCATCATGAAACTCGATCCGTACATCAACGTCGATCCGGGGACCATGAGCCCAATCCAGCACGGGGAAGTGTTCGTTACTGAAGACGGCGCTGAAACCGACCTGGACCTGGGTCACTATGAGCGCTTCATTCGCACCAAAATGACGCGCCGCAACAACTTCACCACAGGTCGTATCTACTCAGACGTTCTGCGCAAAGAGCGCCGTGGCGACTACCTGGGTGCGACCGTTCAGGTCATTCCGCACATCACCAATGCCATTAAAGAACGTATTCTTGCTGGTGGCGAAGGCCACGACGTGGTGCTGGTAGAGATCGGCGGTACGGTGGGCGACATCGAGTCATTACCGTTCCTTGAAGCGATTCGGCAGATGGCGGTTGAAGTGGGCCGCGAACACACGCTGTATATGCACTTGACGCTGGTGCCCTACATGGCCGCCGCGGGTGAAGTCAAAACTAAACCGACGCAACACTCTGTTAAAGAGCTGCTCTCCATCGGTATTCAGCCGGATATTCTGATCTGCCGTTCCGATCGCGCGGTTCCTGCTAACGAACGCGCCAAGATTGCTTTGTTCTGTAACGTTCCCGAAAAAGCCGTTATTTCTCTGAAAGACGTCGATTCTATTTATAAAATCCCGGGCCTGTTGAAATCACAGGGTCTGGACGATTATATTTGTAAACGATTCAGCTTGAGCTGCCCGGAAGCAAACCTGGCCGAATGGGAACAGGTTATCTATGAAGAAGCTAATCCGGCAGGCGAAGTCACTATTGGTATGGTCGGCAAGTACATTGAACTGCCGGACGCCTACAAATCAGTGATCGAAGCGCTGAAACACGGTGGCCTGAAGAACCGTCTGACCGTCAACATCAAGCTTATCGATTCGCAGGATGTAGAAACCCGCGGCGTCGATATTCTGAAAGGGCTGGATGCGATTCTGATCCCGGGTGGCTTTGGCTACCGCGGTGTAGAAGGTAAGGTTGCCACCGCACGTTATGCGCGTGAAAACAATATTCCGTATCTGGGCATTTGCCTGGGTATGCAGGTTGCGTTGATGGAATTTGCGCGCAACGTAGCAGGTATGGAAAACGCCAACTCAACGGAATTTGTGCCAGACTGTAAGTACCCGGTTGTGGCGCTCATTACCGAGTGGCGTGACGAAGACGGTAACGTTGAAGTGCGTACAGAGAAAAGCGATCTCGGCGGCACCATGCGCCTTGGCGCGCAGGCGTGCCAGCTGGTTGATGACAGTCTGGTTCGCAAGCTGTACGGTACGCCGGTTATCACCGAACGCCATCGTCATCGTTACGAAGTTAACAACATGCTGCTGAAACAAATCGAAGCTGCGGGTCTGCGCGTTGCGGGCCGTTCCGGGGATGATCAGTTGGTCGAGATCATCGAAGTACCGAACCACCCATGGTTCGTGGCTTGTCAGTTCCACCCGGAGTTTACTTCTACGCCACGTGACGGGCACCCGCTATTTGCTGGCTTTGTGAAAGCCGCTGGCGAGTACCAGAAGCGTCAGGAGAAGTAA
- the eno gene encoding phosphopyruvate hydratase, whose protein sequence is MSKIVKVIGREIIDSRGNPTVEAEVHLEGGFVGMAAAPSGASTGSREALELRDGDKSRFLGKGVTKAVAAVNGPIAQAVLGKDAKDQAGIDKIMIDLDGTENKSNFGANAILAVSLANAKAAAASKGQPLYEHIAELNGTAGKYSMPVPMMNIINGGEHADNNVDIQEFMIQPVGAKTLKEAVRMGSEVFHHLAKVLKSKGMNTAVGDEGGYAPNLGSNAEALAVIAEAVKAAGYVLGQDITLAMDCAASEFYKDGKYVLAGEGNKAFTSEEFTHFLEELTKQYPIVSIEDGLDESDWDGFAYQTKVLGNKIQLVGDDLFVTNTKILKEGIEKGIANSILIKFNQIGSLTETLAAIKMAKDAGYTAVISHRSGETEDATIADLAVGTAAGQIKTGSMSRSDRVAKYNQLIRIEEALGEKAPYNGRKEIKGQA, encoded by the coding sequence ATGTCCAAAATCGTTAAAGTCATCGGTCGTGAAATCATCGACTCCCGTGGTAACCCGACTGTTGAAGCCGAAGTACACCTGGAAGGTGGTTTCGTCGGTATGGCAGCAGCGCCATCAGGTGCTTCTACGGGTTCCCGCGAAGCGCTGGAACTGCGCGATGGCGACAAATCCCGCTTCCTGGGTAAAGGCGTAACCAAAGCCGTTGCCGCGGTTAACGGCCCGATCGCTCAGGCAGTTCTGGGTAAAGATGCTAAAGACCAGGCGGGTATCGACAAGATCATGATCGACCTGGACGGTACTGAAAACAAATCTAACTTCGGTGCGAACGCAATCCTGGCGGTCTCTCTGGCTAACGCCAAGGCAGCAGCGGCTTCTAAAGGTCAGCCGCTGTATGAGCACATCGCTGAGCTGAACGGCACCGCGGGCAAATATTCCATGCCGGTTCCGATGATGAACATCATCAACGGTGGTGAGCACGCAGACAACAATGTTGATATCCAGGAATTCATGATTCAGCCGGTTGGCGCGAAAACCCTGAAAGAAGCCGTACGTATGGGTTCTGAAGTGTTCCATCACCTGGCTAAAGTTCTGAAATCCAAAGGCATGAACACAGCTGTGGGTGACGAAGGCGGCTATGCGCCGAACCTGGGCTCCAACGCTGAAGCACTGGCTGTTATCGCTGAAGCGGTTAAAGCAGCGGGTTACGTACTGGGTCAGGACATCACTCTGGCGATGGACTGCGCAGCGTCTGAATTCTACAAAGACGGCAAATACGTTCTGGCTGGTGAAGGCAACAAAGCGTTTACCTCTGAAGAGTTCACTCACTTCCTGGAAGAACTGACCAAACAGTATCCGATCGTCTCCATCGAAGATGGCCTGGACGAGTCTGACTGGGACGGTTTTGCATACCAGACCAAAGTACTGGGCAACAAAATCCAACTGGTTGGTGATGACCTGTTCGTAACCAACACCAAGATCCTGAAAGAAGGTATCGAAAAAGGCATCGCTAACTCCATCCTGATTAAATTCAACCAGATCGGTTCTCTGACCGAAACTCTGGCTGCTATCAAGATGGCAAAAGATGCTGGCTACACTGCCGTTATCTCTCACCGTTCTGGCGAAACTGAAGATGCAACCATCGCTGACCTGGCGGTAGGTACTGCAGCAGGCCAGATCAAAACTGGCTCTATGAGCCGTTCTGACCGCGTTGCTAAATACAACCAGCTGATTCGTATCGAAGAAGCGCTGGGCGAAAAAGCACCGTACAACGGTCGTAAAGAGATCAAAGGCCAGGCATAA
- a CDS encoding MurR/RpiR family transcriptional regulator: MSEKQNLLLRLRQSVSGYSPTQQKLGEFVLHDPANVLYMTITELARESGTSEASVTRLCRALGCKGYNEFKMALALDTQQPSSGQQPADEIDHIVNESVQALQDTAKLLDRALLTSAVEALHQARSVQIYGVAASAILGEYLHYKLLRLGKPAQLFSDMHRAAMNASTLSEEDLVVAISSSGSTRDLLHVVKQARKHGVCVLTLSNTSRSPLASLSDILLVAAKPEGPLSAGALNAKVGVMLLIELLTTTLVARDPHYAETNQLTASATLPLLL, translated from the coding sequence ATGTCAGAAAAACAAAATCTGCTGCTCAGACTGCGGCAGAGCGTTTCCGGATACAGTCCCACGCAGCAAAAGCTGGGGGAGTTTGTACTGCACGATCCTGCGAATGTGCTGTATATGACTATTACCGAGCTGGCGAGAGAAAGTGGTACCAGTGAAGCCAGCGTGACGCGGCTCTGCCGTGCGCTGGGCTGTAAGGGCTACAACGAATTCAAAATGGCGCTGGCACTGGATACACAACAGCCTTCCTCAGGCCAGCAACCTGCCGATGAGATTGACCATATCGTGAATGAATCGGTGCAGGCACTACAGGATACGGCGAAGCTGCTGGACCGCGCTCTGCTGACCTCGGCAGTCGAAGCGCTGCATCAGGCGCGTTCAGTACAGATCTATGGCGTCGCGGCCAGCGCGATCCTGGGTGAGTATTTACACTATAAGCTGCTGCGGCTGGGGAAACCGGCGCAGTTGTTTAGCGACATGCACCGCGCAGCAATGAATGCCAGCACGCTGTCAGAGGAAGATCTGGTGGTCGCCATTTCCAGTTCCGGCTCAACCCGCGACCTGCTTCATGTGGTCAAACAGGCGCGTAAACATGGGGTGTGTGTGCTGACGCTCAGCAACACCTCGCGCAGCCCGCTCGCTTCGCTCAGCGATATCCTGCTGGTTGCCGCAAAACCGGAAGGTCCACTCAGCGCCGGCGCACTCAATGCCAAAGTGGGCGTGATGCTGCTGATAGAACTGCTGACCACCACACTAGTGGCGCGCGACCCGCATTACGCCGAGACGAACCAGCTGACGGCCAGTGCAACATTACCGCTGCTGTTATAA
- a CDS encoding N-acetylmannosamine-6-phosphate 2-epimerase, protein MQTILNRLKGKLVVSCQALEDEPLHSAFIMSRMAVAAAQGGASGIRANSVVDIDAIKQQVSLPVIGIIKRDYPDSEVYITPTLREVDELMRVAPEIIALDATDRVRPGGLTLSELVAQIRARYPSVLLMADVSTVAEAKTAQALGFDCVGTTLYGYTPATAGHRLPEEDCRLLREVIAAVSVPVIAEGNVETPELAARCFALGAHAVVVGGAITRPQQITARFVAAIHAQSTDGA, encoded by the coding sequence ATGCAAACAATATTGAACAGACTAAAAGGTAAGCTGGTGGTTTCGTGCCAGGCACTGGAGGACGAACCGTTGCACAGCGCGTTTATCATGTCGCGAATGGCTGTCGCGGCGGCGCAGGGCGGCGCGTCCGGGATCCGCGCCAATAGCGTGGTGGACATTGACGCGATCAAACAGCAAGTCTCATTGCCGGTCATTGGCATCATCAAGCGCGACTACCCGGACAGCGAGGTGTACATCACCCCCACTCTGCGTGAAGTGGATGAGTTAATGCGCGTTGCGCCGGAGATTATCGCCCTTGATGCGACAGACAGAGTGCGCCCCGGCGGGCTAACGCTTAGCGAACTGGTAGCGCAAATCCGTGCCCGCTATCCGTCAGTGTTGCTGATGGCGGACGTTTCTACCGTTGCCGAAGCGAAAACCGCACAGGCGCTCGGTTTTGACTGCGTGGGCACAACGCTCTATGGCTACACGCCAGCAACGGCGGGGCATCGGTTACCGGAAGAGGATTGCCGCCTGCTGCGTGAAGTGATCGCCGCCGTCTCGGTACCGGTGATTGCCGAAGGCAATGTCGAGACACCGGAACTGGCCGCTCGCTGCTTTGCGCTGGGGGCGCATGCCGTGGTGGTTGGCGGGGCGATCACCCGTCCGCAGCAGATCACCGCGCGCTTCGTGGCAGCAATTCACGCGCAAAGCACCGATGGCGCATGA
- the queE gene encoding 7-carboxy-7-deazaguanine synthase QueE, translated as MQYPINEMFQTLQGEGYFTGVPAIFIRLQGCPVGCAWCDTKHTWDKLADREVSLFSILAKTKESDKWGAASAEDLLAIIGRQGWTARHVVITGGEPCIHDLTPLTTLLEHNGFSCQIETSGTHEVRCSHATWVTVSPKVNMRGGYGVLSQALQRADEIKHPVGRVRDIEALDELLATLSDDKQRVIALQPISQKDDATRLCIETCIARNWRLSMQTHKYLNIA; from the coding sequence ATGCAGTACCCGATTAACGAGATGTTCCAGACCCTGCAAGGCGAGGGTTATTTCACCGGCGTTCCCGCTATTTTTATTCGCTTACAGGGATGCCCGGTCGGGTGTGCGTGGTGTGACACCAAACATACCTGGGATAAGCTCGCCGATCGGGAAGTGTCGCTGTTCAGTATTCTGGCGAAAACCAAAGAGAGCGATAAGTGGGGGGCGGCGAGCGCAGAAGATTTACTGGCAATCATCGGCCGCCAGGGCTGGACGGCGCGCCATGTGGTGATCACCGGGGGTGAGCCGTGCATCCATGATCTCACGCCACTGACAACGCTGCTGGAGCATAACGGCTTTAGCTGCCAGATTGAAACCAGCGGCACGCATGAAGTGCGCTGCTCTCATGCCACCTGGGTGACGGTATCGCCAAAGGTGAATATGCGAGGCGGTTATGGCGTGCTGTCGCAGGCGCTGCAGCGGGCGGATGAGATCAAACACCCGGTGGGACGTGTACGCGACATCGAAGCACTGGATGAGTTACTGGCAACGCTCTCCGACGACAAGCAGCGGGTGATTGCGCTCCAGCCGATCAGCCAGAAAGACGACGCGACGCGGCTGTGTATCGAAACCTGCATCGCCCGTAACTGGCGCCTGTCGATGCAGACACACAAGTATCTGAATATTGCATAG
- a CDS encoding FGGY-family carbohydrate kinase, giving the protein MSTKYIIGIDGGSQSTKVVMYDLDGNVVCEGKGLLQPMYTPDADTAEHPDDDLWTSLCAAGQNLMSQFTGRKEDIVGIGLGSIRCCRALLKADGTPAAPLISWQDARVTRPYEHANDEVAWVTSFSGYLSHRLTGEFKDNIANYFGQWPVDYKTWTWSDDAEVFRKFNIPRHMLFDVQMPGTVLGHITGDAARATGFPQGLPVVCTTSDKPVEALGAGLLDDETAVISLGTYIALMMNGKTLPNNPTSYWPIMSSIPETLLYEGYGIRKGMWTVSWLRDMLGDSLIQDARARGLSAEDLLNEKAARVPPGCDGLMTVLDWLTNPWEPFKRGIMLGFTSNMDYAWIYRSILESIALTLKNNYDNMCNEMNQFARQVIITGGGSNSDLFMQIFADVFNLPVRRNEVNGCASLGAAINTAVGLGLYPSYEKAVEKMVRIKDVFLPVAENASRYEAMNKGIFRELTSYTDVILKKSYGVFHGEREQVNAIQSWSNA; this is encoded by the coding sequence ATGTCTACGAAATACATCATCGGAATTGATGGTGGAAGCCAGAGCACCAAGGTCGTGATGTACGATCTCGATGGGAATGTGGTGTGTGAAGGCAAGGGCCTGTTGCAACCGATGTATACGCCGGACGCGGATACCGCAGAACATCCTGACGATGATCTGTGGACCTCGCTCTGCGCCGCGGGCCAGAACCTGATGAGCCAGTTTACCGGCAGGAAGGAAGATATTGTCGGTATCGGCCTCGGTTCGATCCGCTGCTGCCGCGCGCTGCTGAAAGCTGATGGCACGCCCGCCGCGCCGTTAATCAGCTGGCAGGATGCGCGCGTCACCCGGCCATATGAACATGCGAATGACGAAGTCGCCTGGGTGACCTCTTTTTCCGGTTATTTATCGCATCGCCTGACCGGTGAGTTTAAGGACAACATCGCCAACTACTTCGGTCAGTGGCCGGTGGATTATAAAACCTGGACATGGAGCGACGATGCCGAGGTATTCAGGAAATTTAATATTCCGCGCCACATGCTGTTTGACGTACAAATGCCTGGCACCGTGTTAGGCCATATCACCGGCGATGCCGCGCGGGCCACCGGTTTCCCGCAAGGGTTACCCGTCGTCTGCACCACCAGTGATAAACCGGTTGAAGCCCTCGGCGCCGGGTTGCTGGACGATGAAACCGCCGTCATTTCTCTCGGAACCTATATCGCCCTGATGATGAACGGTAAGACGTTGCCCAACAATCCCACCAGCTACTGGCCGATCATGTCCTCGATCCCGGAAACGCTGCTGTACGAAGGTTACGGCATCCGCAAGGGGATGTGGACTGTCAGTTGGCTGCGCGACATGCTCGGCGATTCGTTGATTCAGGATGCCAGAGCGCGTGGCCTGTCGGCGGAAGATTTGCTCAACGAAAAAGCGGCTCGGGTACCGCCGGGTTGTGACGGTCTGATGACCGTGCTGGACTGGCTGACTAACCCCTGGGAGCCGTTCAAACGCGGGATCATGCTAGGCTTTACCTCCAACATGGATTACGCGTGGATCTATCGCTCCATTCTGGAGAGCATCGCCCTGACGCTGAAGAATAATTACGACAATATGTGTAATGAAATGAACCAGTTCGCCAGACAGGTCATCATCACCGGCGGCGGTTCAAATAGCGACTTGTTTATGCAGATTTTTGCCGATGTGTTTAACCTCCCCGTCAGACGCAACGAAGTGAACGGCTGCGCAAGTCTGGGCGCGGCGATCAATACTGCTGTCGGGCTTGGTCTCTATCCGTCTTATGAAAAAGCAGTTGAAAAGATGGTGCGGATTAAAGATGTATTCCTGCCAGTAGCCGAAAACGCCAGCCGCTACGAGGCAATGAATAAAGGGATTTTCAGGGAGTTAACAAGCTATACCGATGTGATACTGAAAAAATCGTACGGTGTTTTTCATGGGGAGCGGGAGCAGGTTAACGCGATTCAGAGTTGGTCGAATGCGTAA